A single region of the Thunnus maccoyii chromosome 10, fThuMac1.1, whole genome shotgun sequence genome encodes:
- the ccne2 gene encoding G1/S-specific cyclin-E2 isoform X2 — protein MVFPCIVSACGAINSVNIMSRRSDRITLQARDSNTPEPTVRGPLRKRKSEPSKKKLQPATKKQSYEIQKCWSEDGASPCVLIETPHKELEPADPSSFKQYRFKNLFIKASPIPRLSWASSDDVWIKMLNKELKYVHDKSYLQRHPKLQPKMRAILLDWLLEVSEVYSLHRQTAYLAQDFFDRFMLTQQNVNKDYLQLIGITTLFIASKIEEIYPPKICEFAYVTDGACDMWDIQCTELHILKALDWNLCPETPISWLKLYVQVEAQTDGENFLVPQFPQETYIQITQLLDVCMMDINSLDYSYSVLAAAAFCHFSTFDVVHKVSGLTWESVAPCFRWMTPFMDTLRSEPKPQLKNFTKVKADDRHNIQTHVAYLDLLRKAHERRIDSPDCQLSPAPVGAILTPPNSTEKPANP, from the exons ATGGTCTTCCCTTGTATAGTTTCAGCCTG cGGAGCCATAAATTCAGTCAACATCATGTCCAGACGCAG CGATCGCATCACACTGCAAGCCAGAGATTCAAACACACCTGAGCCGACTGTGAGAGGCCCCCTGAGGAAAAGGAAGTCAGAG ccCTCCAAGAAGAAACTACAACCTGCCACCAAGAAACAAAGCTATGAAATACAG aagTGTTGGTCGGAGGACGGAGCGAGTCCCTGCGTCCTCATAGAAACTCCTCACAAAGAACTGGAGCCTGCAGACCCGTCGAGCTTCAAGCAGTACAGATTCAAAAACCTCTTCATCAAGGCCTCGCCCATCCCTCGTCTCAG TTGGGCCAGTTCAGACGACGTTTGGATCAAAATGCTCAACAAGGAGCTGAAGTACGTTCATGATAAGAGTTACCTGCAGCGGCATCCCAAACTGCAGCCCAAGATGAGAGCCATCCTGCTGGACTGGCTGCTGGAG gtgAGCGAGGTTTACAGCCTCCACCGGCAGACGGCCTACCTCGCTCAGGACTTCTTCGACCGCTTCATGCTGACTCAGCAGAACGTCAACAAGGATTACCTGCAGCTCATCGGCATCACCACGCTCTTCATCGCCTCCAAGATAGAG GAGATTTATCCTCCTAAAATCTGTGAGTTCGCCTACGTGACGGACGGCGCCTGCGACATGTGGGACATCCAGTGCACCGAGCTGCACATCCTGAAG GCGTTGGACTGGAATCTGTGTCCAGAGACGCCGATCTCCTGGTTGAAGCTTTACGTTCAGGTGGAGGCTCAGACGGACGGAGAGAACTTCCTGGTTCCACAGTTTCCTCAGGAAACCTACATCCAGATCACACAG CTGTTAGACGTGTGTATGATGGACATCAACTCGTTGGACTACAGCTACAGCGTTCTCGCTGCAGCCGCCTTCTGCCACTTCTCCACCTTCGACGTCGTTCATAAAGTCTCAG gtcTGACGTGGGAGAGCGTCGCTCCTTGTTTCCGGTGGATGACTCCCTTCATGGACACGCTGCGATCTGAACCCAAACCTCAGCTCAAGAACTTCACCAAAGTCAAAGCCGACGACCGACACAACATCCAGACACACGTGGCCTATCTGGACCTGCTG AGAAAAGCTCACGAGCGTCGGATCGACAGCCCCGACTGTCAGCTGTCGCCGGCCCCCGTGGGCGCCATCCTGACTCCGCCCAACAGCACAGAGAAACCGGCCAAtccctga
- the ccne2 gene encoding G1/S-specific cyclin-E2 isoform X4 yields the protein MSRRSDRITLQARDSNTPEPTVRGPLRKRKSEPSKKKLQPATKKQSYEIQKCWSEDGASPCVLIETPHKELEPADPSSFKQYRFKNLFIKASPIPRLSWASSDDVWIKMLNKELKYVHDKSYLQRHPKLQPKMRAILLDWLLEVSEVYSLHRQTAYLAQDFFDRFMLTQQNVNKDYLQLIGITTLFIASKIEEIYPPKICEFAYVTDGACDMWDIQCTELHILKALDWNLCPETPISWLKLYVQVEAQTDGENFLVPQFPQETYIQITQLLDVCMMDINSLDYSYSVLAAAAFCHFSTFDVVHKVSGLTWESVAPCFRWMTPFMDTLRSEPKPQLKNFTKVKADDRHNIQTHVAYLDLLRKAHERRIDSPDCQLSPAPVGAILTPPNSTEKPANP from the exons ATGTCCAGACGCAG CGATCGCATCACACTGCAAGCCAGAGATTCAAACACACCTGAGCCGACTGTGAGAGGCCCCCTGAGGAAAAGGAAGTCAGAG ccCTCCAAGAAGAAACTACAACCTGCCACCAAGAAACAAAGCTATGAAATACAG aagTGTTGGTCGGAGGACGGAGCGAGTCCCTGCGTCCTCATAGAAACTCCTCACAAAGAACTGGAGCCTGCAGACCCGTCGAGCTTCAAGCAGTACAGATTCAAAAACCTCTTCATCAAGGCCTCGCCCATCCCTCGTCTCAG TTGGGCCAGTTCAGACGACGTTTGGATCAAAATGCTCAACAAGGAGCTGAAGTACGTTCATGATAAGAGTTACCTGCAGCGGCATCCCAAACTGCAGCCCAAGATGAGAGCCATCCTGCTGGACTGGCTGCTGGAG gtgAGCGAGGTTTACAGCCTCCACCGGCAGACGGCCTACCTCGCTCAGGACTTCTTCGACCGCTTCATGCTGACTCAGCAGAACGTCAACAAGGATTACCTGCAGCTCATCGGCATCACCACGCTCTTCATCGCCTCCAAGATAGAG GAGATTTATCCTCCTAAAATCTGTGAGTTCGCCTACGTGACGGACGGCGCCTGCGACATGTGGGACATCCAGTGCACCGAGCTGCACATCCTGAAG GCGTTGGACTGGAATCTGTGTCCAGAGACGCCGATCTCCTGGTTGAAGCTTTACGTTCAGGTGGAGGCTCAGACGGACGGAGAGAACTTCCTGGTTCCACAGTTTCCTCAGGAAACCTACATCCAGATCACACAG CTGTTAGACGTGTGTATGATGGACATCAACTCGTTGGACTACAGCTACAGCGTTCTCGCTGCAGCCGCCTTCTGCCACTTCTCCACCTTCGACGTCGTTCATAAAGTCTCAG gtcTGACGTGGGAGAGCGTCGCTCCTTGTTTCCGGTGGATGACTCCCTTCATGGACACGCTGCGATCTGAACCCAAACCTCAGCTCAAGAACTTCACCAAAGTCAAAGCCGACGACCGACACAACATCCAGACACACGTGGCCTATCTGGACCTGCTG AGAAAAGCTCACGAGCGTCGGATCGACAGCCCCGACTGTCAGCTGTCGCCGGCCCCCGTGGGCGCCATCCTGACTCCGCCCAACAGCACAGAGAAACCGGCCAAtccctga
- the ccne2 gene encoding G1/S-specific cyclin-E2 isoform X1, with the protein MEAALLTLKLSKVFFSACSLLCCLFSCIKQASSTLHVNPVDHQFICISGGAINSVNIMSRRSDRITLQARDSNTPEPTVRGPLRKRKSEPSKKKLQPATKKQSYEIQKCWSEDGASPCVLIETPHKELEPADPSSFKQYRFKNLFIKASPIPRLSWASSDDVWIKMLNKELKYVHDKSYLQRHPKLQPKMRAILLDWLLEVSEVYSLHRQTAYLAQDFFDRFMLTQQNVNKDYLQLIGITTLFIASKIEEIYPPKICEFAYVTDGACDMWDIQCTELHILKALDWNLCPETPISWLKLYVQVEAQTDGENFLVPQFPQETYIQITQLLDVCMMDINSLDYSYSVLAAAAFCHFSTFDVVHKVSGLTWESVAPCFRWMTPFMDTLRSEPKPQLKNFTKVKADDRHNIQTHVAYLDLLRKAHERRIDSPDCQLSPAPVGAILTPPNSTEKPANP; encoded by the exons ATGGAGGCGGCGCTTCTAACTTTAAAACTAtctaaagtgtttttttcagcttgttcttTGCTCTGTTGCCTCTTTTCCTGCATCAAGCAAGCATCCAGCACTTTGCATGTAAACCCTGTGGATCACCAGTTTATCTGCATATCGGG cGGAGCCATAAATTCAGTCAACATCATGTCCAGACGCAG CGATCGCATCACACTGCAAGCCAGAGATTCAAACACACCTGAGCCGACTGTGAGAGGCCCCCTGAGGAAAAGGAAGTCAGAG ccCTCCAAGAAGAAACTACAACCTGCCACCAAGAAACAAAGCTATGAAATACAG aagTGTTGGTCGGAGGACGGAGCGAGTCCCTGCGTCCTCATAGAAACTCCTCACAAAGAACTGGAGCCTGCAGACCCGTCGAGCTTCAAGCAGTACAGATTCAAAAACCTCTTCATCAAGGCCTCGCCCATCCCTCGTCTCAG TTGGGCCAGTTCAGACGACGTTTGGATCAAAATGCTCAACAAGGAGCTGAAGTACGTTCATGATAAGAGTTACCTGCAGCGGCATCCCAAACTGCAGCCCAAGATGAGAGCCATCCTGCTGGACTGGCTGCTGGAG gtgAGCGAGGTTTACAGCCTCCACCGGCAGACGGCCTACCTCGCTCAGGACTTCTTCGACCGCTTCATGCTGACTCAGCAGAACGTCAACAAGGATTACCTGCAGCTCATCGGCATCACCACGCTCTTCATCGCCTCCAAGATAGAG GAGATTTATCCTCCTAAAATCTGTGAGTTCGCCTACGTGACGGACGGCGCCTGCGACATGTGGGACATCCAGTGCACCGAGCTGCACATCCTGAAG GCGTTGGACTGGAATCTGTGTCCAGAGACGCCGATCTCCTGGTTGAAGCTTTACGTTCAGGTGGAGGCTCAGACGGACGGAGAGAACTTCCTGGTTCCACAGTTTCCTCAGGAAACCTACATCCAGATCACACAG CTGTTAGACGTGTGTATGATGGACATCAACTCGTTGGACTACAGCTACAGCGTTCTCGCTGCAGCCGCCTTCTGCCACTTCTCCACCTTCGACGTCGTTCATAAAGTCTCAG gtcTGACGTGGGAGAGCGTCGCTCCTTGTTTCCGGTGGATGACTCCCTTCATGGACACGCTGCGATCTGAACCCAAACCTCAGCTCAAGAACTTCACCAAAGTCAAAGCCGACGACCGACACAACATCCAGACACACGTGGCCTATCTGGACCTGCTG AGAAAAGCTCACGAGCGTCGGATCGACAGCCCCGACTGTCAGCTGTCGCCGGCCCCCGTGGGCGCCATCCTGACTCCGCCCAACAGCACAGAGAAACCGGCCAAtccctga
- the ccne2 gene encoding G1/S-specific cyclin-E2 isoform X3: MRGAINSVNIMSRRSDRITLQARDSNTPEPTVRGPLRKRKSEPSKKKLQPATKKQSYEIQKCWSEDGASPCVLIETPHKELEPADPSSFKQYRFKNLFIKASPIPRLSWASSDDVWIKMLNKELKYVHDKSYLQRHPKLQPKMRAILLDWLLEVSEVYSLHRQTAYLAQDFFDRFMLTQQNVNKDYLQLIGITTLFIASKIEEIYPPKICEFAYVTDGACDMWDIQCTELHILKALDWNLCPETPISWLKLYVQVEAQTDGENFLVPQFPQETYIQITQLLDVCMMDINSLDYSYSVLAAAAFCHFSTFDVVHKVSGLTWESVAPCFRWMTPFMDTLRSEPKPQLKNFTKVKADDRHNIQTHVAYLDLLRKAHERRIDSPDCQLSPAPVGAILTPPNSTEKPANP; encoded by the exons ATGCG cGGAGCCATAAATTCAGTCAACATCATGTCCAGACGCAG CGATCGCATCACACTGCAAGCCAGAGATTCAAACACACCTGAGCCGACTGTGAGAGGCCCCCTGAGGAAAAGGAAGTCAGAG ccCTCCAAGAAGAAACTACAACCTGCCACCAAGAAACAAAGCTATGAAATACAG aagTGTTGGTCGGAGGACGGAGCGAGTCCCTGCGTCCTCATAGAAACTCCTCACAAAGAACTGGAGCCTGCAGACCCGTCGAGCTTCAAGCAGTACAGATTCAAAAACCTCTTCATCAAGGCCTCGCCCATCCCTCGTCTCAG TTGGGCCAGTTCAGACGACGTTTGGATCAAAATGCTCAACAAGGAGCTGAAGTACGTTCATGATAAGAGTTACCTGCAGCGGCATCCCAAACTGCAGCCCAAGATGAGAGCCATCCTGCTGGACTGGCTGCTGGAG gtgAGCGAGGTTTACAGCCTCCACCGGCAGACGGCCTACCTCGCTCAGGACTTCTTCGACCGCTTCATGCTGACTCAGCAGAACGTCAACAAGGATTACCTGCAGCTCATCGGCATCACCACGCTCTTCATCGCCTCCAAGATAGAG GAGATTTATCCTCCTAAAATCTGTGAGTTCGCCTACGTGACGGACGGCGCCTGCGACATGTGGGACATCCAGTGCACCGAGCTGCACATCCTGAAG GCGTTGGACTGGAATCTGTGTCCAGAGACGCCGATCTCCTGGTTGAAGCTTTACGTTCAGGTGGAGGCTCAGACGGACGGAGAGAACTTCCTGGTTCCACAGTTTCCTCAGGAAACCTACATCCAGATCACACAG CTGTTAGACGTGTGTATGATGGACATCAACTCGTTGGACTACAGCTACAGCGTTCTCGCTGCAGCCGCCTTCTGCCACTTCTCCACCTTCGACGTCGTTCATAAAGTCTCAG gtcTGACGTGGGAGAGCGTCGCTCCTTGTTTCCGGTGGATGACTCCCTTCATGGACACGCTGCGATCTGAACCCAAACCTCAGCTCAAGAACTTCACCAAAGTCAAAGCCGACGACCGACACAACATCCAGACACACGTGGCCTATCTGGACCTGCTG AGAAAAGCTCACGAGCGTCGGATCGACAGCCCCGACTGTCAGCTGTCGCCGGCCCCCGTGGGCGCCATCCTGACTCCGCCCAACAGCACAGAGAAACCGGCCAAtccctga